The following are encoded together in the Magnetospirillum gryphiswaldense MSR-1 v2 genome:
- a CDS encoding FixH family protein — protein MTKKTRQPGWWYPYIFVAGFGVVLAVNGTLAYFATSTFTGISTTDAYEKGRLYNQNLALAKAQAEMGWQVDTKLVPASTADGHKVDVRISYRDRDGKGVDGLKVTAGMVRPTVAGYDHEVALPSMGGGVYGGVFALPLAGVWDMDVAAVGEGVAYQHAQRFVIP, from the coding sequence ATGACCAAGAAGACCCGTCAGCCGGGGTGGTGGTACCCCTATATTTTCGTTGCCGGCTTCGGCGTGGTCCTGGCGGTGAACGGCACCTTGGCCTACTTCGCCACCAGCACCTTCACCGGCATCTCCACCACCGACGCCTATGAAAAGGGCCGGCTGTATAACCAGAATCTGGCCCTGGCCAAGGCGCAGGCGGAAATGGGCTGGCAGGTGGACACCAAGCTGGTCCCGGCCAGCACCGCTGACGGCCACAAGGTCGATGTCCGCATCAGCTATCGCGATCGCGACGGCAAGGGCGTGGACGGGTTGAAGGTGACCGCCGGCATGGTGCGTCCGACCGTCGCCGGCTATGACCACGAGGTGGCGTTGCCGTCCATGGGCGGCGGCGTTTATGGCGGTGTTTTCGCCCTGCCGCTGGCCGGCGTGTGGGACATGGACGTGGCGGCTGTCGGCGAGGGTGTGGCCTATCAGCACGCCCAGCGTTTCGTCATTCCGTGA